In the Flavobacterium acetivorans genome, one interval contains:
- a CDS encoding succinate dehydrogenase/fumarate reductase iron-sulfur subunit, translated as MKLTLKIWRQKNAQDKGAMVDYKIDGIEPDMSFLEMLDVFNEQQINAGEEPVAFDHDCREGICGMCSLFINGEAHGPDRGVTTCQLHMRMFNDGDTITIEPFRAAAFPVVKDLVVDRSSFDRIQHAGGFISVNTSGNTIDANTIPVNKKDADDAFDAATCIGCGACVASCKNSSAMLFVAAKVSQYALLPQGRIEATDRVLNMVNQMDHEGFGNCTNTGACEVECPKGISLENIARMNREYLSASLKG; from the coding sequence ATGAAACTTACATTAAAAATATGGCGTCAGAAAAACGCCCAAGATAAAGGAGCAATGGTTGATTACAAAATCGACGGAATTGAACCAGACATGTCATTCCTTGAAATGCTTGACGTATTCAACGAACAACAAATCAATGCTGGTGAAGAACCAGTAGCTTTTGATCACGATTGTCGTGAGGGAATCTGCGGAATGTGTTCTTTATTCATCAATGGTGAAGCGCACGGACCAGACAGAGGAGTTACCACTTGTCAATTGCACATGCGTATGTTCAACGATGGAGATACGATCACTATTGAGCCATTCCGTGCTGCTGCTTTCCCGGTAGTTAAAGATTTAGTGGTTGACAGAAGTTCTTTTGACAGAATTCAACATGCTGGAGGATTTATTTCAGTAAATACTTCTGGAAATACAATTGATGCAAATACAATTCCTGTTAACAAGAAAGATGCTGATGACGCTTTTGATGCGGCGACTTGTATCGGTTGCGGCGCTTGTGTTGCTTCTTGTAAAAACTCATCTGCGATGTTGTTTGTGGCTGCTAAAGTGTCCCAATACGCATTGTTGCCTCAAGGTAGAATTGAAGCTACAGATCGTGTATTGAACATGGTAAATCAAATGGATCATGAAGGTTTTGGAAACTGTACCAATACCGGAGCTTGTGAGGTAGAATGTCCAAAAGGGATTTCTTTGGAGAACATCGCTCGTATGAACAGAGAATATTTATCTGCCTCTTTGAAAGGATAA
- a CDS encoding DUF3871 family protein, whose amino-acid sequence MEMELTKIRNEETLSHLPGAFKEIISPGLSDSSQMHINTSFIEFNLENRSVNFGEDTQVLHSPVILNDIKDPGLHESSNIIQKSPFIEANTEEVSLFHLKEKCVIPVFTKDNEITLSHQEFIETALSAITKVFPNENLDTPEIRVSHQIKGRTPDALHIAAKDLQEHQRTSYFERMAFIIRIPGITETINGNKLSLTIGGVRSYSLENLYNKKTYEKFKFFIGFQNMVCCNLCVSTDGFQSEIRAMSYLDLEDKMLQVIQGYNINHHLNSMKNLLEYSLSESDFAQIIGKARLYNYLPKKEKVLIPELLLNDGHINAVAKDYYQDESFCRNANGDISIWEFYNLLTGSNKTSYVDTFLERGVNAFSFSDGISKALSDGSTNYSWFLS is encoded by the coding sequence ATGGAAATGGAACTCACTAAAATCAGAAACGAGGAGACTCTTTCACATTTACCTGGAGCCTTTAAGGAGATAATATCTCCAGGTTTAAGTGACTCTTCACAAATGCACATAAATACTTCTTTTATTGAATTTAATTTAGAAAATAGAAGTGTAAATTTTGGAGAAGATACACAAGTTTTACATTCACCTGTAATCCTTAATGATATAAAGGATCCAGGTTTACACGAATCTTCAAATATCATACAAAAATCACCTTTTATAGAGGCTAACACGGAAGAGGTTAGCCTTTTTCATTTAAAAGAGAAATGTGTGATTCCAGTTTTCACAAAGGACAATGAAATTACTCTAAGTCATCAAGAGTTTATAGAAACTGCACTATCAGCTATTACTAAGGTATTCCCAAATGAAAACCTGGACACTCCTGAAATTAGGGTAAGCCACCAAATCAAGGGCAGAACTCCTGATGCTTTGCATATTGCTGCTAAAGATTTGCAAGAGCATCAAAGAACTTCTTATTTTGAGAGGATGGCTTTTATTATAAGGATTCCAGGTATTACTGAAACCATAAATGGCAACAAGTTATCACTAACAATAGGAGGTGTAAGAAGCTACAGCCTAGAGAACCTTTATAACAAGAAAACTTATGAAAAGTTTAAATTCTTCATAGGTTTTCAAAATATGGTATGCTGCAACCTCTGTGTTTCTACAGATGGTTTCCAGAGTGAAATTAGAGCCATGAGCTATTTAGACCTGGAAGATAAAATGCTTCAAGTAATACAAGGCTATAACATCAACCATCATTTAAACTCTATGAAAAACTTGTTGGAATATTCTCTTTCTGAAAGTGATTTTGCTCAAATTATAGGTAAAGCGAGATTATATAATTATCTGCCTAAAAAAGAAAAGGTTCTAATACCTGAGCTACTCTTGAATGATGGACATATTAATGCTGTAGCAAAAGACTACTACCAAGATGAAAGCTTTTGTAGAAATGCAAATGGTGATATTAGTATATGGGAGTTCTATAACCTGCTAACAGGAAGTAATAAGACTTCCTATGTAGATACTTTCCTTGAAAGAGGAGTGAATGCCTTCAGTTTTTCTGATGGCATCTCAAAAGCACTAAGTGATGGTTCTACCAACTATTCTTGGTTTTTGAGTTAA
- the mce gene encoding methylmalonyl-CoA epimerase has protein sequence MRKIEHIGIAVSDLEVSNLVFEKLFGAPAYKSEEVESEGVKTSFFKNGPNKIELLAATHPDSPIAKFLAKKGEGIHHIAFDVEDIVSEIERLKKEGFVVLNEVPKKGADNKLVAFLHPKSTNGVLIELCQEIK, from the coding sequence ATGAGAAAAATAGAACATATAGGGATTGCGGTAAGTGATTTAGAAGTTTCAAATCTGGTTTTTGAAAAGCTTTTTGGAGCGCCGGCTTACAAATCAGAGGAAGTAGAAAGCGAGGGAGTTAAGACTTCTTTTTTTAAGAACGGACCAAATAAAATCGAGCTTTTGGCAGCAACCCATCCGGACAGCCCTATAGCTAAATTCTTGGCCAAGAAAGGAGAGGGGATTCATCACATTGCTTTTGATGTGGAGGATATTGTATCAGAAATAGAGCGTTTGAAAAAGGAGGGCTTTGTTGTTTTGAATGAAGTTCCTAAAAAAGGTGCCGATAATAAGTTGGTTGCCTTTTTACATCCCAAAAGCACTAATGGGGTTTTGATTGAATTGTGTCAGGAGATAAAATAA
- a CDS encoding amidohydrolase, protein MQVILIQAPLIWENPKVNRTNFEEKINAISSAVDLIVLPEMFTTGFTMNPSEVAETMQGETVLWMQSLAKAKNSAITGSIVIEENSNFYNRMLFVFPSGEIQYYDKRHLFILAGEDKVYKAGSQKLIVDYLGWKICPFVCYDLRFPVFSRNVEDYDLLLYVASWPKIRTNAWDALLKARAIENMSYVIGVNRTGEDANGYAYIGHSQVVDFLGDHIVDPQEKDGVFKAELNKEKMLQTRQKLGFLNDKDAFELKN, encoded by the coding sequence ATGCAAGTTATATTGATTCAGGCTCCTCTGATTTGGGAAAATCCAAAAGTAAATCGCACTAATTTCGAAGAAAAAATTAATGCAATCAGTTCTGCTGTTGATTTGATTGTGCTTCCGGAAATGTTTACCACCGGTTTTACAATGAATCCAAGCGAAGTTGCCGAAACGATGCAAGGTGAAACTGTCCTTTGGATGCAATCTTTGGCGAAAGCCAAAAACAGCGCCATAACGGGAAGTATTGTTATTGAGGAAAATTCCAATTTTTATAACAGAATGTTATTTGTGTTTCCTTCAGGCGAAATTCAGTATTATGATAAAAGACATTTGTTTATACTTGCTGGAGAAGATAAAGTGTACAAGGCCGGCAGTCAAAAACTGATTGTTGATTATCTAGGTTGGAAAATCTGTCCGTTTGTTTGTTATGATTTGCGTTTTCCTGTTTTTTCAAGGAATGTTGAGGATTATGATTTGTTACTTTATGTGGCGAGTTGGCCAAAAATAAGAACAAATGCTTGGGATGCTTTATTGAAAGCACGAGCAATTGAGAACATGAGTTATGTTATAGGAGTCAATAGAACTGGTGAAGATGCGAATGGATATGCTTACATTGGTCATTCGCAAGTTGTCGATTTCTTGGGGGATCATATAGTGGATCCACAAGAAAAGGACGGTGTTTTCAAGGCAGAATTAAATAAAGAAAAAATGCTTCAAACAAGACAAAAACTAGGTTTTTTGAACGATAAAGATGCTTTTGAACTTAAAAACTAG
- a CDS encoding helix-turn-helix transcriptional regulator: MTNRQDNLSKEFLTIVEAAKYLSISESALYKKTSNKEIPYYVPGGKKIYILKGDLDNWVLSGKVNPVSEINLETERYLSRNSKIQMSC, from the coding sequence ATGACAAATAGGCAAGATAATTTAAGTAAAGAGTTTTTAACTATTGTAGAAGCAGCTAAGTACTTGAGTATCTCGGAATCTGCTTTGTACAAAAAAACGAGTAATAAGGAAATCCCTTATTACGTACCTGGAGGTAAAAAAATATACATCCTTAAAGGGGATCTTGATAATTGGGTTTTAAGTGGCAAGGTTAATCCTGTAAGTGAAATCAATTTGGAAACTGAACGTTACTTGAGTAGAAACTCTAAAATCCAAATGTCATGTTAG
- a CDS encoding AAA family ATPase, whose protein sequence is MELKKSERSKAKIKMALQAPSGAGKSYSALLLAQGLTNGNLSKVAVIDTEAGSSNLYAHIGSYNVLNLESPHSPERYIEAIDLCIKSGMEVIVLDSISHCWDFLLDYHASLTGNSFTNWNKITPRQKAFVEKILQSDVHVICTMRVKQDYVLSERNGKMVPEKVGLKAIQRDEISYEFTIVFDIDYKHFATASKDRTNLFEGKPQFVINSNTGKKILDWCNSNMTKGELQVKVSECNNQSELLILYNENLDLAKTIEQDFVAKRNLLQQLTSNVSSNGNGTH, encoded by the coding sequence ATGGAATTAAAAAAATCAGAAAGAAGTAAAGCCAAAATAAAAATGGCTTTACAGGCTCCATCAGGAGCAGGAAAGAGTTACAGTGCTTTATTATTAGCTCAAGGTTTAACCAATGGAAACCTTTCTAAAGTAGCTGTCATTGACACAGAAGCAGGTTCAAGTAATCTGTATGCGCATATAGGTAGTTACAATGTTTTAAACCTGGAGTCTCCCCATTCACCTGAAAGATATATTGAGGCAATAGACTTATGTATCAAGTCAGGTATGGAAGTGATAGTTCTGGATAGCATCAGCCATTGTTGGGATTTCTTACTGGACTATCATGCTTCACTTACTGGAAATTCGTTCACGAATTGGAACAAGATAACTCCAAGACAAAAAGCTTTTGTAGAAAAGATACTTCAAAGTGATGTTCATGTCATTTGCACAATGCGAGTAAAACAAGACTATGTGTTAAGTGAAAGAAATGGAAAAATGGTTCCTGAAAAAGTAGGATTAAAAGCCATTCAAAGAGATGAGATTAGCTACGAGTTTACAATAGTTTTTGACATCGATTATAAACATTTTGCAACTGCTTCTAAAGACAGGACAAATCTGTTTGAAGGAAAACCTCAGTTTGTTATTAACTCTAATACAGGTAAAAAGATTTTAGACTGGTGCAACAGTAACATGACTAAAGGAGAGCTACAGGTTAAGGTAAGTGAATGTAATAACCAATCTGAGCTATTAATCCTTTATAATGAAAACCTAGATTTAGCCAAAACAATTGAACAGGATTTTGTAGCTAAGAGAAACCTTTTACAACAACTAACCTCAAATGTGTCATCAAATGGAAATGGAACTCACTAA
- a CDS encoding fumarate reductase/succinate dehydrogenase flavoprotein subunit: MALDSKIPNGPIADKWTDYKDHINLVNPANKRNLDIIVVGTGLAGGSAAATLAELGYNVKAFCFQDSPRRAHSIAAQGGINAAKNYKGDGDSVHRLFYDTVKGGDYRAREANVYRLAEVSANIIDQCVAQGVPLAREYGGLLDNRSFGGTLVSRTFYAQGQTGQQLLLGAYSAMNRQIGRGKIKMYNRHEMLELVIIDGKARGIIARNLVTGEIERHSAHAVVIGSGGYGNVFFLSTNAMGSNATAAWKIHKKGAFFANPCYTQIHPTCIPVSGDHQSKLTLMSESLRNDGRIWVPAKLEDAQAIREGKKKATDLAEADRDYFLERRYPAFGNLVPRDVASRAAKERCDAGFGVNKTGEAVYLDFAAAIQRYGKEQAHIKGLDENDTKLVTKLGTDIVRSKYGNLFQMYYKIVDEDPYTTPMMIYPAVHYTMGGTWVDYNLMTTIPGCFSIGESNFSDHGANRLGASALMQGLADGYFVLPYTIGDYLAPDIKMGTISTDRPEFEQAEKSVKDLIANFMNNKGTHSVDHFHKKLGKIMWNKVGMARNAKGLTEAIEEIAALREEFYKDVKVPGTDKGFNQELEKAIRVADFLELGELFAKDALHRNESCGGHFREEYQTEEGEALRDDENFAYVAAWEYKGKPSDAVLHKEPLVYENIKLVQRSYK; this comes from the coding sequence ATGGCATTAGATTCAAAAATTCCAAATGGTCCAATTGCGGACAAATGGACCGATTATAAAGATCATATTAATTTAGTAAACCCTGCTAACAAACGTAATTTAGATATTATCGTTGTTGGGACAGGACTAGCAGGAGGTTCTGCCGCTGCTACTTTGGCTGAGTTAGGATATAACGTAAAAGCATTTTGTTTTCAAGATTCACCACGTCGTGCACACTCGATTGCAGCACAAGGGGGAATCAATGCGGCGAAAAATTATAAAGGAGACGGTGACTCCGTTCACAGATTGTTTTACGATACTGTAAAAGGAGGAGATTACCGTGCTCGTGAGGCAAACGTATACCGTTTGGCTGAAGTTTCTGCTAATATTATTGACCAATGTGTGGCTCAAGGAGTGCCATTGGCTCGTGAATATGGTGGATTATTAGACAACCGTTCTTTTGGAGGAACTTTGGTTTCTCGTACATTTTATGCTCAAGGGCAAACAGGACAGCAATTATTGTTAGGTGCTTATTCAGCAATGAACCGTCAAATTGGTCGTGGAAAAATCAAAATGTACAACCGTCACGAAATGCTTGAATTAGTTATCATTGATGGTAAAGCAAGAGGAATTATCGCCCGTAACTTAGTTACTGGTGAAATCGAGAGACATTCAGCTCACGCAGTTGTTATTGGGTCTGGAGGTTACGGCAACGTTTTCTTCTTATCCACTAATGCAATGGGTTCTAATGCTACTGCAGCTTGGAAAATTCACAAAAAAGGAGCTTTCTTCGCAAACCCTTGTTATACTCAAATTCACCCAACTTGTATTCCGGTTTCAGGAGATCACCAGTCTAAATTAACTTTGATGTCAGAGTCGTTACGTAATGACGGACGTATCTGGGTTCCTGCAAAATTAGAAGATGCGCAAGCGATTCGTGAAGGAAAGAAAAAAGCAACTGATTTAGCGGAAGCTGACAGAGATTATTTCTTGGAAAGAAGATATCCTGCTTTTGGTAACTTGGTGCCACGTGACGTAGCTTCTCGTGCTGCTAAGGAAAGATGTGATGCTGGTTTTGGTGTGAATAAAACAGGTGAAGCAGTTTACTTGGATTTTGCTGCTGCGATCCAACGTTACGGAAAAGAACAAGCACATATTAAAGGATTAGACGAAAACGATACTAAATTAGTAACTAAATTAGGTACTGATATCGTAAGAAGTAAATACGGGAACTTGTTCCAAATGTATTATAAAATTGTAGACGAAGATCCGTATACAACTCCAATGATGATTTACCCAGCGGTTCACTACACAATGGGTGGAACTTGGGTTGATTATAACTTGATGACTACAATTCCAGGTTGTTTCTCTATCGGAGAATCTAACTTCTCAGACCACGGAGCCAACCGTTTAGGAGCTTCTGCTTTGATGCAAGGTTTGGCTGATGGATATTTTGTATTGCCTTATACAATTGGTGATTATTTAGCTCCGGATATCAAAATGGGCACTATTTCTACAGATAGACCTGAGTTTGAACAAGCTGAGAAAAGCGTAAAAGATTTGATTGCTAACTTTATGAACAATAAAGGGACGCATTCAGTAGACCACTTCCACAAAAAATTGGGTAAAATTATGTGGAATAAAGTAGGGATGGCTCGTAATGCTAAAGGATTGACTGAGGCTATCGAAGAAATCGCTGCTTTACGTGAAGAGTTCTACAAAGATGTAAAAGTACCAGGAACTGACAAAGGATTCAACCAAGAGTTAGAAAAAGCAATTCGTGTTGCCGATTTCTTAGAACTAGGCGAATTGTTTGCTAAAGATGCCTTACACCGTAACGAATCTTGTGGAGGTCACTTCCGTGAAGAATACCAAACCGAAGAAGGGGAAGCTTTACGTGATGACGAAAACTTTGCCTATGTAGCTGCTTGGGAATACAAAGGAAAACCTAGCGATGCTGTATTACACAAAGAGCCATTGGTTTACGAAAACATCAAACTAGTTCAAAGAAGTTATAAATAG
- a CDS encoding succinate dehydrogenase cytochrome b subunit encodes MAKSALLKSSIAKKVAMALSGIFLMLFLAQHFFINMTSVFSSNTFNSISHFMGNNPLVQFVIQPILIVGVIFHFIMGFVLEIQNRNARPIAYAKNNGAANSSWASRNMIYSGVVILAFLGLHSYDFWVPEMVYKYVEVNPLDETRYFHELVAKFESPVRTALYCLSFVLLSLHLRHGFSSSFQSVGQNNKYTKGMKGFGLWFSVIVPLGFVVIALFHHFNH; translated from the coding sequence ATGGCAAAATCTGCATTATTGAAGTCGTCAATAGCTAAAAAAGTTGCTATGGCGCTTTCAGGAATTTTTTTGATGTTGTTCCTCGCACAGCACTTCTTCATCAATATGACGTCGGTTTTTAGTTCTAATACTTTTAATTCGATATCCCATTTTATGGGGAACAATCCTTTGGTTCAATTCGTTATCCAGCCAATTTTAATCGTGGGAGTGATTTTTCACTTCATCATGGGTTTTGTTTTGGAAATTCAAAACAGAAATGCAAGACCGATTGCATATGCTAAAAATAACGGAGCGGCAAATTCTTCTTGGGCTTCAAGAAACATGATCTATTCTGGGGTAGTAATTCTTGCATTTTTAGGATTGCATTCTTACGATTTTTGGGTTCCAGAGATGGTGTATAAATACGTTGAAGTTAATCCATTGGATGAAACAAGGTATTTCCATGAATTAGTGGCAAAATTTGAAAGTCCAGTTCGTACTGCTTTATACTGCTTGTCATTTGTGTTGTTGTCTTTACACTTGCGTCACGGATTTAGTTCTTCTTTCCAATCAGTAGGACAAAATAACAAATACACCAAAGGGATGAAAGGTTTTGGATTATGGTTTTCTGTAATCGTTCCTTTAGGATTCGTAGTTATTGCATTATTTCATCATTTCAATCATTAA
- a CDS encoding Ig-like domain-containing protein — protein MLKNNALIIYIVVALSIVGCAKRGSITGGLKDTIAPVLKMSFPKNFNTNFKGDEIKLVFDENIRLKNLNKQLVVSPPMKNEPLILPTTASKFITIKIKDTLQPNTTYSFNFGQSIADNNEGNPYNQFKYVFSTGAYIDSLALGGRIKDAYDKEADAFVSVMLYEVNESFKDSVIYKETPRYVTNTLDSVKTFRLENLKAGKYLLVALKDKNNNNKFNPKDDKIGFHKQFISIPNDTVYELELFKEKLPFKAFKPTLASGNRLLMGYEGKMKLASERPKITLKNNNEIISTIVTQFPKKDSLQIWYKPLKADSLSLAVSKDSYQKNFDFKIKDAKKDTLNIIAVQNGTINFRDRFTLESSTPLTQFDNSKIKLINKDSIAVAFTTEYDDFNQKLFFDFKKEPLEKYTFSILPGAFTDFFEKSNDTLKYQVNTRDYSDFGNLSVQLQNVKHFPVIVELIDSKGEIIASEYSENSATIDFNLLEPTILSLRVIYDENRNKVYDSGNYLEKRYSEEVIYYSKEIDDVRANWDAIHVFDLSLPYTPQPKKKTDSTKKKSSF, from the coding sequence ATGTTGAAAAATAACGCACTCATTATATACATTGTTGTAGCACTTTCAATTGTTGGTTGTGCCAAAAGAGGATCAATCACTGGCGGTCTAAAAGACACCATTGCTCCTGTTTTAAAAATGAGTTTCCCTAAGAACTTCAACACCAATTTTAAAGGAGACGAAATCAAATTAGTATTTGATGAGAATATCAGACTTAAAAACCTGAACAAACAATTGGTCGTTTCACCACCCATGAAGAATGAACCATTGATACTACCTACAACTGCGAGTAAATTTATTACGATAAAAATCAAAGACACTTTACAGCCTAATACTACTTATAGTTTCAATTTTGGACAAAGTATTGCCGACAACAATGAAGGAAATCCATACAATCAATTCAAATATGTGTTTTCAACTGGTGCGTATATCGACTCCTTGGCGCTTGGCGGAAGAATAAAAGATGCCTACGACAAAGAAGCTGATGCCTTTGTTTCCGTAATGCTCTATGAGGTAAACGAAAGCTTTAAAGACTCTGTAATTTACAAGGAAACCCCAAGATACGTTACCAACACCTTAGACAGCGTAAAAACCTTTCGATTGGAGAATCTAAAAGCAGGAAAATACCTTCTTGTGGCCTTGAAAGACAAGAATAACAATAATAAATTCAACCCAAAAGATGATAAAATTGGGTTCCACAAGCAATTCATCAGCATCCCAAATGACACAGTCTATGAATTGGAATTATTTAAAGAAAAACTTCCCTTTAAAGCATTCAAACCTACTCTAGCATCTGGAAATCGTTTGCTGATGGGTTATGAAGGCAAAATGAAATTAGCTAGCGAAAGACCAAAAATAACTTTAAAAAATAACAACGAAATCATATCCACCATTGTCACTCAGTTTCCTAAAAAAGATTCCTTACAAATCTGGTACAAACCCCTAAAGGCAGACTCTTTATCTTTGGCAGTAAGTAAAGACAGCTATCAAAAAAACTTTGATTTTAAAATAAAGGACGCCAAAAAGGATACTTTAAACATTATTGCCGTTCAAAATGGCACAATAAATTTTAGAGACCGATTCACATTAGAATCTTCGACACCTTTGACACAGTTTGACAATTCAAAAATAAAACTGATTAACAAAGATTCAATTGCTGTTGCTTTTACAACAGAATACGACGATTTCAACCAGAAATTATTTTTTGATTTTAAGAAAGAACCACTAGAAAAATATACTTTCTCTATTTTACCAGGGGCTTTCACTGATTTTTTCGAAAAGTCCAATGATACTTTAAAGTACCAAGTAAACACTCGAGACTATTCGGATTTTGGTAATCTTAGTGTACAATTGCAAAACGTAAAACATTTCCCAGTCATTGTCGAATTGATCGATTCAAAAGGAGAAATAATTGCGTCAGAATACTCGGAAAACAGCGCTACAATAGACTTTAATTTATTAGAACCTACAATACTTTCCCTACGTGTTATTTATGATGAAAACAGAAACAAAGTATACGATTCCGGAAATTATCTGGAAAAACGTTATTCAGAGGAAGTCATTTATTATTCAAAAGAGATAGATGATGTTCGAGCCAACTGGGATGCTATTCATGTTTTTGATTTGAGTCTTCCCTACACGCCGCAGCCTAAAAAGAAAACGGACAGTACCAAGAAAAAATCTAGTTTTTAA
- a CDS encoding site-specific integrase: MATIKIVLRDKPNREGLYPIVFKITKERKTKIITLGIDCLKKDWDEKSSQFKKSYPNYLQRNRVLLNFKQKALTIIDGFNLEEIDFTLNQFEEKLRGKEQSKITVLEFWLEKINDLNLAGRTGSARAHQDTKNSFFKFHKNQKVLFREVTVEVLDKYETHLRANGSNDGGIGVRMRELRALYNEAIRRGVVLEKYYPFKVYKVSKLKGKGFKKALTRDEVKKIENLDENKYPHLLEAKYLFVFSYYTRGMNFYDMMKLTWDNIDNDKIIYTRSKTKGKFIVKILEPVQEILNFYKTVNTLTGYVFPILLKEGLTPIQIEYRKFKKLKQFNSDLKKIAEIVGIDKPVTSYVARHSFATNLKELGISTDIISQSMGHHNVSITTAYLKDFDNNIIDDANEKLLQEPISIYTTRNDIRFSA; encoded by the coding sequence ATGGCAACTATAAAAATAGTCTTAAGAGACAAGCCTAATAGAGAGGGATTATATCCTATCGTATTTAAGATAACTAAAGAAAGAAAAACGAAGATAATTACATTAGGTATAGATTGCCTTAAAAAAGATTGGGATGAGAAATCATCCCAGTTTAAAAAAAGTTATCCTAATTATCTTCAGAGAAATAGAGTGCTATTAAACTTCAAACAAAAGGCGTTGACTATAATAGACGGGTTTAACCTTGAGGAGATAGACTTTACTTTAAATCAATTTGAAGAGAAACTTAGGGGAAAAGAGCAGAGTAAAATAACTGTTTTAGAATTTTGGTTGGAAAAAATAAATGATTTAAACCTTGCAGGAAGGACAGGAAGTGCCCGTGCTCATCAAGACACAAAAAATTCTTTCTTTAAATTTCATAAAAACCAGAAGGTTCTTTTCAGAGAAGTCACTGTTGAAGTTTTGGATAAGTATGAGACTCATCTAAGGGCTAATGGCAGTAATGACGGAGGGATAGGAGTAAGAATGCGTGAACTAAGAGCATTATATAATGAAGCTATTAGAAGAGGTGTAGTCCTAGAAAAATACTATCCTTTCAAAGTTTATAAAGTTTCGAAATTAAAAGGGAAGGGTTTCAAAAAAGCCTTGACAAGAGATGAAGTTAAAAAGATTGAAAATCTGGATGAGAATAAATACCCTCATTTATTAGAAGCTAAATATCTATTTGTTTTTTCCTATTACACAAGAGGTATGAACTTTTATGACATGATGAAGCTAACATGGGATAATATTGATAATGATAAAATCATCTATACTCGTTCTAAGACTAAAGGAAAATTTATTGTTAAGATTCTAGAACCAGTTCAGGAAATTCTCAACTTTTACAAAACAGTAAATACTTTAACAGGTTATGTGTTTCCAATCCTTTTAAAAGAGGGACTTACTCCTATTCAAATTGAGTATAGGAAATTTAAGAAGCTGAAGCAGTTTAATAGTGATCTGAAGAAGATTGCAGAAATAGTTGGTATAGACAAGCCTGTTACGAGTTATGTAGCGAGACACAGTTTTGCTACTAACCTGAAAGAATTAGGGATTTCAACTGATATTATAAGTCAATCTATGGGGCATCATAACGTAAGTATCACTACTGCTTATCTAAAAGATTTTGACAACAACATTATTGATGACGCCAATGAGAAGCTATTACAAGAACCTATATCTATCTATACTACAAGAAATGATATAAGGTTTTCAGCTTAA